The DNA sequence ACTAACGACTTAATTTTCGGGAGATTTAATTTAGAGTCTGTTATTGCGGACAACTCGCGTGCCAGGCCAACCATTGACATGCCATCTGGTCTGTTGGCCGTAATAGCTAAGTCCAGTATTGTGTCGTCCATCCCCAGTATTCCCCTTGGGCTAGAGCCTATTTCAGGAATTTTCAACAAACTGTCTTCTAAAATCTCTATACCATCCGTATCTGATTCAAGGCCAATCTCTCCCAATGAACAAATCATTCCTTCACTCAGTACACCTCTCAGTTCGCTTTTTTTTATCTTTAGGTTTATCGGTTGTAGATAGGCCCCTTCTGTCGCGACAAGTACATGTACCCCATCTCTTACATTTCTAGCCCCACAGACTATTTGGAGAGACTTCTTTGTTCCTATGTCCACACGACATATTTTTAATTTGTCAGCATTTGGATGTGGTAGCACCTCCTCAACCTTTCCAACAACAATCCCCTTTACCTTGAGCCCAAGATCAATTTCTTCCTCTACTTCGAAACCAGAAATTGAAAGCTTTTCAGCAATTTCAGCAACATCCATACTGGTATCTACTAATTCCTTTAACCACGAGAGAGAAGCCTTCATATTGAACCCTGTAATGAGTTGATCCTACTTTTAAGAAGTATTTTTTAAAAAGAGCTCGTTAGCTTGTAAGATTGAATATCGTCATCAATCATCTCTCTAGCGAGATTAGATCCTTATGGCTAAGAAGGGTACAAGGGTAGTTGTCACCTTAGAGTGTACTGAGTGTAGGACTGTCCCCCCTTCGGAGAAGAGATCTCCAGGGGTTTCTAGATACACCACAGAAAAGAACCGACGGAATACAACTGAAAGGTTGGA is a window from the Prochlorococcus marinus str. MIT 9211 genome containing:
- the rpmG gene encoding 50S ribosomal protein L33, whose amino-acid sequence is MAKKGTRVVVTLECTECRTVPPSEKRSPGVSRYTTEKNRRNTTERLELKKFCPQLNKMTIHKEIK